In one window of Dissulfurirhabdus thermomarina DNA:
- a CDS encoding glycosyltransferase translates to MKRLVVLTSTFPRWRGDTDPPFVHELSKRLTSAFEVHVIAPRYPGAKAEEVMDGMHVHRFRYFLGPLERLAGATGILPTLRKNPLYAVLVPFFVAGEFLALYRLVRRLRPAAIHAHWLIPQGWVAAWVSRLLEVPVLVTVHGGDVFGLRMRPAMAAKRMAVRRAAAVTAVSRAAGAAVTELWPAASPAVVPMGVSAARFDGSGGGGVRERFGIRGPLLLFVGRLSEKKGVRYLLQAMPAVLDRFPDVRLLIVGGGEEEQALKELSASLGLADRVIFAGPLPNPELPPFYAAADIFVGPSIRARGGDTEGFGLTFVEAGLSGCILVGSDVGGIGDIIREGETGFLVPEKDPEALAARLVSLLEDRRGWGRIAARTRRELATRFDWGVVAARYADILQKLSVTAAP, encoded by the coding sequence ATGAAGAGATTGGTCGTCCTCACATCCACCTTTCCGAGGTGGCGGGGTGACACGGATCCGCCGTTCGTCCATGAGTTGTCGAAGCGGCTGACCTCCGCGTTCGAGGTGCATGTCATCGCACCCCGCTACCCCGGCGCGAAGGCCGAGGAGGTGATGGACGGGATGCACGTGCACCGTTTCCGTTACTTTCTGGGCCCCCTCGAGCGGCTGGCCGGGGCCACCGGCATCCTGCCCACCCTCCGGAAAAATCCCCTCTACGCCGTGCTCGTTCCCTTCTTCGTCGCGGGGGAATTCCTGGCCCTGTACAGGCTGGTCCGGAGACTGAGGCCGGCCGCGATCCACGCCCACTGGCTCATCCCGCAGGGATGGGTCGCCGCCTGGGTGTCGCGGCTGCTCGAGGTCCCCGTCCTCGTCACCGTCCACGGGGGGGATGTCTTCGGGCTGCGGATGCGGCCGGCCATGGCCGCCAAGCGGATGGCCGTGCGTCGCGCGGCCGCGGTGACCGCCGTCAGCCGCGCCGCGGGAGCGGCGGTGACCGAATTGTGGCCGGCGGCGTCGCCGGCGGTGGTCCCCATGGGGGTCAGCGCCGCCCGCTTCGACGGGAGCGGCGGCGGGGGGGTCCGGGAACGGTTCGGCATCCGGGGGCCGTTGCTCCTGTTCGTCGGCCGGTTGAGCGAGAAGAAGGGGGTTCGGTATCTGCTCCAGGCGATGCCCGCCGTCCTGGACCGTTTTCCCGATGTCCGGCTCCTGATCGTCGGCGGTGGCGAGGAGGAGCAGGCGCTGAAGGAGCTGAGCGCTTCCTTGGGGTTGGCGGACAGGGTGATCTTCGCCGGTCCCCTGCCGAATCCCGAGTTGCCCCCCTTCTATGCCGCGGCCGACATCTTCGTCGGCCCCTCCATCCGGGCCCGGGGCGGCGACACCGAAGGCTTCGGCCTGACCTTCGTCGAGGCCGGGTTGAGCGGCTGTATCCTCGTGGGCAGCGATGTCGGCGGCATCGGTGACATCATCCGGGAAGGCGAGACGGGTTTCCTCGTCCCGGAAAAGGACCCGGAGGCCCTGGCCGCGAGACTCGTCTCCCTGCTGGAGGACCGGCGGGGCTGGGGCCGGATCGCCGCCCGCACCCGGCGGGAGCTGGCGACGCGGTTCGACTGGGGGGTCGTGGCCGCAAGGTACGCCGATATCTTGCAGAAGCTCTCGGTGACGGCCGCGCCGTAA
- the smpB gene encoding SsrA-binding protein SmpB, protein MAKDHVKIVARNRKARFAYHIEDTLEAGLVLLGPEVKSLREGRANLADGYVVFKRGEAWLQNVHISPYPFAAHHQHLDPLRPRKLLLHRREIDRLAGKVQERGLSLVPLSLYFRDGKAKVELGLARGKKRYDKRETLKRRTEEREIRRRYKIR, encoded by the coding sequence ATGGCCAAGGACCACGTCAAGATCGTCGCCCGGAACCGAAAGGCCCGCTTCGCCTACCACATCGAGGACACCCTCGAGGCGGGGCTGGTCCTCCTCGGCCCCGAGGTGAAGTCCCTCCGCGAGGGCCGGGCCAATCTCGCCGACGGCTACGTGGTCTTCAAGCGGGGCGAGGCCTGGCTGCAAAACGTCCACATCTCCCCCTACCCCTTCGCCGCCCACCACCAGCACCTCGACCCGCTCCGGCCCCGGAAACTCCTCCTCCACCGCCGGGAGATCGACCGCCTGGCGGGCAAGGTCCAGGAACGGGGCCTCTCCCTCGTCCCGCTGAGCCTCTACTTCCGGGACGGCAAGGCCAAGGTGGAACTGGGGCTCGCGAGGGGGAAAAAGCGCTACGACAAGCGCGAGACCCTCAAGCGGCGGACGGAGGAGCGGGAGATCCGCCGGAGATACAAGATCCGCTGA